A single window of Synechococcus sp. CBW1004 DNA harbors:
- a CDS encoding NIL domain-containing protein: MKRRLTVHFPRESVHLPITYRLAVDFDIAAKILRAQIAPNQSGTMVVELSGDIDELDAAELWMERQGLRLDRVPGEIRIDPEHCIDCGICASICPSGALRFESASQRLRFDAPRCLVCEQCIPSCPLEAISLVLES; the protein is encoded by the coding sequence GTGAAACGGCGGCTCACAGTGCATTTCCCGCGGGAATCGGTGCATCTGCCGATCACCTACCGGCTCGCCGTCGATTTCGATATCGCCGCCAAGATCCTGCGCGCCCAGATCGCCCCCAACCAGAGCGGCACGATGGTGGTGGAGCTCTCCGGCGACATCGACGAACTCGACGCCGCCGAGCTCTGGATGGAGCGTCAGGGCCTGAGGCTCGACCGGGTGCCCGGCGAGATCCGCATCGATCCGGAGCACTGCATCGACTGCGGCATCTGCGCCAGCATCTGTCCCAGCGGTGCCCTGCGCTTCGAGAGCGCCAGCCAGCGCCTGCGCTTCGACGCCCCCCGCTGCCTGGTGTGCGAACAGTGCATCCCGAGCTGCCCTCTGGAGGCCATCTCACTGGTGCTGGAGAGCTGA
- a CDS encoding thioredoxin domain-containing protein, which produces MTPSPPDPAALSSPSGPRPASGAMGRTERMVLAAVAALLALLLLWLRGGLHPEAPLERLARQSPDLAVALANGRPTLVEFYADWCEACRAMAPAMDRLEQQHRGELDVVLLNVENPRWQAEVERFEVNGIPQLELFDAAGQPVGRSIGARSATELASLTTALLQGEPLPQLPGVGATSRLPASVPAAVATQAGPRSHG; this is translated from the coding sequence ATGACGCCGTCCCCGCCGGATCCCGCTGCGCTGTCCTCCCCGTCCGGGCCGCGGCCGGCCTCAGGCGCCATGGGCCGCACCGAGCGGATGGTGCTGGCGGCCGTGGCCGCCCTGCTGGCGCTGCTGCTCCTCTGGCTGCGGGGAGGGCTGCATCCGGAGGCGCCGCTGGAGCGCCTGGCCCGTCAATCGCCTGATCTGGCGGTGGCCCTGGCCAATGGGCGTCCCACGCTGGTGGAGTTCTATGCCGACTGGTGCGAGGCCTGCCGGGCGATGGCGCCGGCGATGGATCGGCTCGAGCAGCAGCACCGCGGCGAGCTGGATGTGGTGCTGCTCAATGTGGAGAACCCTCGCTGGCAGGCGGAGGTGGAGCGCTTCGAGGTGAACGGCATTCCCCAGCTGGAGCTGTTCGATGCCGCCGGCCAGCCGGTGGGCCGCTCGATCGGCGCCCGCAGCGCCACCGAGCTCGCGTCATTGACCACGGCGCTGCTGCAGGGTGAGCCGCTGCCGCAGCTGCCCGGTGTGGGCGCCACCAGCCGCCTGCCGGCCAGTGTTCCCGCCGCCGTCGCCACCCAGGCGGGTCCCCGCAGCCACGGCTGA
- the thyX gene encoding FAD-dependent thymidylate synthase has protein sequence MDPRFRVDLIAATPNPQQCVYAAMHQDYSEGFVAADRDDWPDEQRAGEICVKRLLAGERGHYGPLEHAQIVLNVGWFPHSVMQQARTHRVGVSFDVQSMRYTGDRIRKAANGELDLEEVFYLRPVGSYSDRQGKKYQYDEGQRAIDLQLCRSAAERYRDLLDAGYAEEHARGILPFDYRQHFVVSFSLRALLHFLDLRAKLDAQQEIRALCDLLWPHLQAWTPEFADWYEKSRLHRARLAP, from the coding sequence ATGGATCCCCGCTTCCGGGTCGACCTGATCGCCGCCACCCCCAACCCTCAGCAGTGCGTCTATGCCGCGATGCACCAGGACTACAGCGAGGGCTTCGTGGCGGCCGATCGCGACGACTGGCCCGATGAGCAGCGGGCCGGTGAGATCTGCGTCAAGCGGCTGCTGGCGGGGGAGCGGGGCCACTACGGCCCGCTGGAGCATGCGCAGATCGTGCTCAATGTCGGCTGGTTTCCCCATTCGGTGATGCAGCAGGCCCGCACCCATCGGGTGGGTGTGAGCTTCGATGTGCAGTCGATGCGGTACACGGGCGACCGGATCCGCAAGGCCGCCAACGGCGAACTGGATCTGGAGGAGGTCTTCTACCTGCGGCCCGTGGGCAGCTACAGCGACCGCCAGGGCAAGAAGTATCAGTATGACGAAGGCCAGCGGGCCATCGATCTGCAGCTCTGCCGGTCTGCCGCCGAGCGCTACCGCGACCTGCTCGATGCCGGCTATGCCGAGGAGCATGCCCGCGGCATCCTGCCCTTCGATTACCGCCAGCACTTCGTCGTGAGCTTCAGCCTGCGGGCGCTTCTGCATTTCCTCGATCTGCGCGCCAAGCTCGATGCGCAGCAGGAGATCCGCGCCCTCTGCGATCTGCTCTGGCCGCATCTGCAGGCCTGGACACCGGAGTTCGCTGACTGGTACGAGAAGAGCCGCCTGCATCGGGCCCGGCTGGCGCCCTGA
- a CDS encoding DnaJ C-terminal domain-containing protein produces MAANGYRDYFKVLGVERGADADAIKRAFRRLARQYHPDVNPGDKDAEARFKEVSEAYEVLSDPDKRRRYEQFGQYWNQVGGPGGGAGVDVDFGRYGNFDDFINDLLGRFGGPGGGGFAGSPDGFGFGSGFPGGFSGFGGPGPARPVNLDAEATLSLSYTDAFRGCERTLAVNEERVQVRIPAGVKDGSRLRLKGKGNLQPGTGRRGDLYLTLKLQPHPIWRLDGDQLRAELPLSLDELALGGDVRVATPDGEATVQVPPGMSLGRSLRLKGKGWPLRDGRGDLLLTPTLRLPQALSEQERQLLEQLRQARSADPREGWAAAARL; encoded by the coding sequence ATGGCTGCCAACGGTTACCGCGACTACTTCAAGGTGCTCGGAGTGGAGCGCGGTGCCGACGCCGACGCGATCAAGCGCGCCTTCCGGCGCCTGGCACGGCAGTACCACCCTGACGTGAACCCCGGCGACAAGGATGCTGAGGCTCGTTTCAAGGAGGTCAGCGAGGCCTACGAGGTGCTCTCGGATCCCGACAAGCGGCGTCGCTACGAGCAGTTCGGGCAGTACTGGAACCAGGTCGGCGGTCCCGGAGGCGGCGCCGGGGTTGATGTCGACTTCGGCCGCTACGGCAACTTCGACGACTTCATCAACGACCTGCTGGGCCGCTTCGGTGGTCCCGGCGGCGGTGGCTTCGCCGGCTCTCCGGACGGGTTCGGCTTCGGCAGCGGCTTCCCCGGCGGGTTCTCCGGCTTCGGTGGCCCCGGTCCGGCGCGGCCGGTGAATCTCGACGCCGAGGCCACCCTCAGTCTCAGCTACACCGACGCCTTCCGCGGCTGCGAGCGCACCCTGGCCGTCAACGAGGAGCGGGTGCAGGTGCGCATCCCCGCCGGCGTCAAGGACGGGAGCCGTCTGCGGCTCAAGGGAAAGGGCAACCTTCAGCCCGGCACCGGCCGGCGCGGTGACCTCTATCTCACCCTCAAGCTGCAGCCCCATCCCATCTGGCGGCTCGATGGCGACCAGCTCCGCGCCGAGCTGCCCCTCAGCCTCGATGAACTGGCCCTCGGTGGCGATGTGCGGGTCGCCACTCCCGATGGGGAAGCCACCGTGCAGGTGCCCCCCGGCATGAGCCTTGGCCGCAGCCTGCGGCTCAAGGGCAAGGGCTGGCCCCTGCGGGATGGCCGTGGTGATCTGTTGCTCACGCCCACCCTCCGGCTGCCCCAGGCCCTCAGTGAGCAGGAGCGCCAGCTGCTGGAGCAGCTGCGCCAGGCACGCAGCGCCGATCCACGGGAGGGCTGGGCGGCCGCGGCGCGTCTCTGA
- the hemB gene encoding porphobilinogen synthase, which translates to MELTYRPRRLRRTPALRALVREHHLAPTDFIYPLFVHEGATNEPIGAMPGASRWSLEGLVDEVGRAWDLGIRCVVLFPKVADGLKSEDGAECFNEHGLIPRAIRRLKEVHPGMAIMTDVALDPYSCDGHDGIVSAEGVVLNDETVEILCRQAVAQARAGADLIGPSDMMDGRVGAIREALDDEGFEHVGIISYTAKYASAYYGPFREALDSAPRAAAGKPIPKDKSTYQMDPANGREAILECQLDESEGADILMVKPGLAYLDIIHRLRQASEQPIAAYNVSGEYAMVKAAAERGWIDERAVVLETLLSFRRAGADLILTYHACDAAAWLRQG; encoded by the coding sequence ATGGAGCTCACCTACCGTCCGCGGCGGCTGCGGCGCACCCCTGCCCTGCGGGCCCTGGTGCGCGAGCACCATCTCGCTCCCACCGACTTCATCTACCCCCTGTTCGTGCATGAGGGGGCGACCAACGAGCCGATCGGCGCCATGCCCGGCGCCAGCCGGTGGAGCCTCGAGGGCCTGGTGGATGAGGTGGGCCGCGCCTGGGATCTGGGCATCCGCTGCGTCGTGCTGTTTCCCAAGGTGGCCGACGGTCTCAAGAGCGAGGACGGCGCCGAGTGCTTCAACGAGCACGGCCTGATCCCGCGGGCGATCCGCCGCCTCAAGGAGGTGCATCCCGGCATGGCGATCATGACCGACGTGGCGCTCGACCCCTATTCCTGCGACGGCCATGACGGCATCGTCTCGGCCGAGGGCGTGGTGCTCAACGACGAGACCGTGGAGATCCTCTGCCGTCAGGCGGTCGCCCAGGCCCGTGCCGGCGCCGATCTGATCGGCCCCAGCGACATGATGGACGGTCGCGTCGGCGCCATTCGCGAGGCCCTCGATGACGAGGGCTTCGAGCACGTGGGGATCATCAGCTACACGGCCAAGTACGCCAGCGCTTACTACGGTCCTTTCCGCGAGGCACTCGATTCGGCCCCCCGTGCCGCCGCCGGCAAGCCGATCCCCAAGGACAAGAGCACCTATCAGATGGATCCGGCCAACGGTCGCGAGGCGATCCTCGAATGCCAGCTCGACGAGAGCGAGGGGGCCGACATCCTGATGGTCAAGCCCGGCCTGGCCTATCTCGACATCATTCATCGCCTGCGCCAGGCCAGCGAGCAGCCGATCGCCGCCTACAACGTCTCGGGCGAGTACGCGATGGTGAAGGCCGCCGCCGAGCGCGGCTGGATCGATGAGCGGGCGGTGGTGCTCGAAACGCTGCTCAGCTTCCGGCGGGCCGGAGCGGATCTGATCCTCACGTATCACGCCTGCGACGCAGCCGCCTGGTTGCGGCAGGGCTGA
- a CDS encoding ATP-binding protein, which produces MNPLPRLVSGALADRLAVMPAVVVTGARQTGKSTLAEQLVAGGRRYRTLDDFDVLAAARSDPEALVGGHEPITLDEVQREPSLLSAVKRAIDRNRTAGRFLLTGSANLLLMRQVSESLAGRASYLNLWPLTRREQLGLGSAGRWEELLATPEESWHDLLANGDGQPEDWRALAQRGGFPTPAIELSNPAERAIWFDGYVRTYLERDLQDLASISSLPDFRRLMQAACLRLGQLLNQTELGRDVALPQPTVHRWLNLLETSYLLVRLPAYAVNRTKRLIKAPKLYWGDTAVALHLAGAEPQGCHLENLVLQDLLAWRDARVQRVELGYWRTTLGEEVDLVIEAGGRLLPIEIKATASPRLADCTHLRSFRAEYGSQARSGLLLHTGTRIEWLTADVLAAPWWRVL; this is translated from the coding sequence GTGAATCCATTGCCCCGTCTGGTCAGCGGCGCCCTCGCCGATCGTCTGGCGGTGATGCCGGCGGTGGTGGTCACGGGGGCGCGTCAGACCGGCAAGAGCACCCTGGCTGAGCAGCTCGTTGCTGGAGGCAGGCGCTACCGCACGCTGGATGACTTCGACGTGCTCGCTGCCGCCAGAAGCGATCCGGAGGCCCTGGTGGGAGGGCACGAGCCGATCACGCTCGATGAAGTGCAGCGCGAGCCCTCTCTGCTCAGCGCCGTGAAGCGGGCCATTGATCGAAACCGCACAGCGGGGCGCTTCCTGCTCACCGGCTCGGCAAACCTGCTGCTGATGCGGCAGGTGTCTGAATCGCTCGCCGGCCGGGCGAGCTACCTCAACCTCTGGCCGCTCACCCGCCGTGAGCAGCTCGGGCTGGGAAGCGCCGGCCGTTGGGAGGAACTGCTCGCCACGCCTGAAGAAAGCTGGCACGACCTGCTGGCCAACGGGGACGGCCAGCCCGAGGACTGGCGGGCGCTGGCGCAGCGGGGCGGCTTCCCAACGCCAGCGATCGAACTGAGCAACCCTGCCGAGCGCGCCATCTGGTTCGACGGCTACGTGCGCACCTATCTCGAGCGCGACCTGCAGGACCTCGCCTCGATCAGCTCCCTGCCCGATTTCCGCCGGCTGATGCAGGCGGCCTGCCTGCGCCTGGGGCAGCTGCTCAACCAGACCGAACTGGGCCGTGACGTAGCGCTGCCCCAACCCACGGTGCACCGCTGGCTCAATCTGCTGGAAACGTCCTATCTGCTTGTGCGCCTGCCGGCCTATGCCGTGAACCGCACCAAGCGGCTGATCAAGGCCCCCAAGCTCTACTGGGGCGACACCGCCGTCGCCCTGCACCTGGCCGGAGCGGAACCGCAGGGCTGCCATCTCGAAAACCTGGTGCTCCAGGATCTACTGGCCTGGCGCGATGCGCGCGTCCAGCGGGTGGAACTGGGCTACTGGCGCACCACCCTCGGCGAGGAGGTGGATCTGGTGATCGAAGCGGGGGGCAGACTGCTGCCGATTGAAATCAAGGCCACGGCATCACCGCGGTTGGCGGACTGCACCCACCTGAGGAGCTTCCGCGCCGAATACGGCAGCCAGGCCCGCTCGGGTCTGCTGCTGCACACCGGCACGCGCATCGAATGGCTCACAGCCGATGTGCTGGCGGCGCCGTGGTGGCGGGTGCTCTGA
- a CDS encoding VOC family protein: MAPAPHRAEPAVHRLGHVALRVTDMERAKAFYTALGLRLTWDAPDWAYLQSPVTGDGVALLSPEYKAAGPHFAFHLEDRAAVDAVHGQLVASGHPVGPVHDHRDGTASFYLQDPEGNWLEVLYEPPAGIPTNTGEAPIASLTPARDGVCG, from the coding sequence ATGGCTCCAGCCCCCCACCGCGCAGAGCCCGCCGTTCATCGCCTCGGCCATGTGGCCCTGCGGGTGACCGACATGGAACGGGCCAAGGCCTTCTACACCGCCCTCGGGCTGCGGCTCACCTGGGATGCGCCCGACTGGGCCTACCTGCAGTCGCCGGTCACCGGCGATGGTGTGGCCCTGCTCAGCCCTGAGTACAAGGCGGCGGGTCCCCATTTCGCCTTCCACCTTGAGGACCGCGCCGCTGTGGATGCGGTGCATGGCCAGCTCGTGGCCAGCGGCCATCCGGTGGGCCCGGTGCACGATCACCGCGACGGCACCGCCTCCTTTTATCTGCAGGATCCGGAGGGCAACTGGCTGGAGGTGCTCTATGAGCCCCCCGCAGGCATTCCCACCAACACCGGCGAGGCGCCGATCGCCTCGCTCACGCCAGCCAGGGACGGCGTTTGCGGGTGA
- a CDS encoding endonuclease MutS2 — translation MPSHSAPEPDIAADTLELLEWPRLAEHVAGFAGTEAGRRHCRLLPLPASPAESLGLLAETTELLALDGLIEGGLSFQGVADIRATVQLCAKGGCAGGEELLDLAATLAAARRLRRQIEDPQLRPVCSALVGELRTLPELEQRLHFCLEEGGRVADRASAELAALRRRLQAALAERRERLQDLLRRYAPMLQDTVLSERSGRPVLAVKAGAAAQVKGLVHDSSASGQTVYIEPQAVIALGNRLRELQGEERELERAVLLELSGLVGEEAEALHHLQRILVRLDAGLARARYGAWLGAVRPELTDDPETPFELRDLRHPLLLWQQRREEGSPVVPVTVRVGPELRVVAITGPNTGGKTVTLKSIGLAALMARAGLFLPCSGTPRLPWCGQVLADIGDEQSLQQNLSTFSGHIRRIARILAALASAAAAPNGGSTPPPVVHPAGASLVLLDEVGAGTDPTEGAALAASLLRHLADRARLTIATTHFGELKALKYGDSRFENASVSFDEQTLSPTYRLQWGIPGRSNALAIATRLGLDAQVVQAAAEQLRPGGSGEVNQVIEGLERQRQQQQEAAEAAAALLARTELLHEELLSRWQQQKEQSAEIQEQRRRELEHSIREGQGEVRRLIRRLRQGGRSGGREAAETARVTGQRLKRLQQEHSPQPQRVDHGGWRPAVGDRVRLLALGKAAQVLALSEDGRELTVRCGVLRTTVDLSAIEGLNGEKASPPPLPQVQVRSRRNPASRGPDVRTEANTVDVRGLRVHEAEAAVEERLRGANGPIWVIHGIGTGKLKRGLRDWLATIPYVERVSDADKGDGGPGCSVVFVK, via the coding sequence ATCCCGTCGCACTCGGCCCCTGAACCGGACATCGCCGCCGACACCCTGGAGCTGCTCGAGTGGCCGCGGCTGGCCGAGCACGTGGCCGGCTTCGCAGGCACCGAGGCGGGACGGCGCCACTGCCGCCTGCTGCCTCTGCCTGCATCGCCCGCCGAAAGCCTGGGGCTGCTGGCGGAGACCACCGAACTGCTGGCGCTCGATGGCCTGATCGAAGGCGGCCTCAGCTTCCAGGGGGTGGCCGACATCCGCGCCACGGTGCAGCTCTGCGCCAAGGGGGGCTGCGCCGGAGGCGAGGAGCTCCTGGATCTGGCCGCCACCCTGGCGGCGGCCCGCCGGCTGCGGCGCCAGATCGAGGATCCGCAGCTGCGGCCCGTCTGCAGCGCTCTGGTGGGCGAGCTGCGCACCCTGCCGGAGCTGGAGCAGCGCCTGCATTTCTGCCTCGAGGAGGGCGGTCGCGTGGCGGATCGGGCCAGCGCCGAGCTGGCGGCCTTGCGCCGCCGGTTGCAGGCAGCCCTGGCTGAGCGGCGCGAGCGGCTCCAGGACCTGCTGCGCCGTTACGCGCCGATGCTGCAGGACACGGTGCTCTCGGAGCGTTCCGGCCGGCCGGTGCTGGCGGTCAAGGCCGGCGCCGCCGCCCAGGTGAAGGGCCTCGTGCACGACAGCTCCGCCTCCGGACAGACGGTGTACATCGAGCCGCAGGCGGTGATCGCCCTCGGCAATCGCCTGCGGGAGCTTCAGGGGGAGGAGCGCGAGCTGGAGCGGGCGGTGCTGCTGGAGCTCAGCGGCCTGGTGGGGGAGGAGGCCGAGGCCCTGCACCATCTGCAGAGGATCCTGGTGCGGCTCGATGCCGGCCTGGCCCGGGCCCGCTACGGCGCCTGGCTCGGAGCGGTCCGGCCTGAGCTGACTGACGACCCCGAGACCCCGTTCGAGCTGCGGGATCTGCGCCATCCCCTCCTCCTCTGGCAGCAGCGTCGCGAGGAGGGATCTCCGGTGGTGCCGGTGACGGTGCGGGTGGGCCCCGAACTGCGTGTGGTGGCGATCACCGGTCCGAACACCGGTGGCAAGACCGTCACGCTCAAGAGCATCGGCCTGGCGGCGCTGATGGCCCGCGCCGGTCTGTTCCTGCCCTGCAGCGGTACGCCCAGGCTGCCCTGGTGCGGCCAGGTGCTGGCCGACATCGGCGATGAGCAGTCGCTGCAGCAGAACCTCTCCACCTTCAGCGGCCACATCCGCCGCATCGCCCGGATCCTGGCGGCCCTGGCGTCGGCTGCCGCGGCACCGAACGGCGGGTCCACCCCGCCACCCGTCGTCCACCCCGCCGGCGCCAGCCTGGTGCTGCTCGATGAGGTGGGCGCCGGCACCGATCCCACCGAGGGGGCGGCCCTGGCGGCCTCCCTGCTGCGGCACCTCGCCGACCGGGCCCGCCTGACGATCGCCACCACCCACTTCGGCGAGCTGAAGGCGCTCAAGTACGGCGATTCCCGCTTCGAGAACGCTTCGGTGTCGTTCGACGAGCAGACCCTCTCGCCCACCTATCGCCTGCAGTGGGGCATCCCGGGCCGCAGCAACGCCCTGGCGATCGCCACCCGTCTGGGCCTGGACGCGCAGGTGGTGCAGGCGGCGGCCGAGCAGCTGCGGCCCGGCGGCAGCGGTGAGGTGAACCAGGTGATCGAGGGCCTGGAGCGGCAGCGCCAGCAGCAGCAGGAGGCGGCGGAGGCGGCAGCGGCCCTGCTGGCCCGCACCGAGCTCCTGCACGAGGAGCTCCTGTCCCGCTGGCAGCAGCAGAAGGAGCAGAGCGCCGAGATCCAGGAGCAGCGGCGCCGCGAACTCGAACACTCGATCCGCGAGGGACAGGGGGAGGTGCGCCGTCTGATCCGGCGGCTGCGCCAGGGCGGCCGCAGCGGTGGGCGCGAGGCGGCCGAAACGGCCCGCGTCACGGGCCAGCGGCTCAAGCGCCTGCAGCAGGAGCACAGCCCCCAGCCCCAGCGCGTGGACCACGGCGGCTGGCGGCCTGCCGTGGGCGATCGCGTGCGGCTGCTGGCCCTGGGCAAGGCGGCCCAGGTGCTGGCCCTCTCCGAGGACGGCCGCGAGCTCACCGTGCGCTGCGGCGTGCTGCGCACGACGGTGGATCTCTCGGCGATCGAAGGGCTCAACGGTGAGAAGGCGTCGCCGCCGCCGCTGCCCCAGGTGCAGGTGCGCAGTCGCCGCAATCCGGCCAGTCGCGGCCCTGATGTGCGCACCGAGGCCAACACCGTCGATGTGCGCGGCCTGCGCGTGCATGAGGCGGAGGCGGCGGTGGAGGAGCGGCTGCGCGGCGCCAACGGGCCGATCTGGGTGATCCATGGCATCGGCACCGGCAAGCTCAAGCGCGGTCTGCGCGACTGGCTGGCGACGATCCCCTACGTGGAGCGGGTCAGCGACGCGGACAAGGGCGACGGCGGGCCGGGCTGCAGTGTGGTTTTTGTGAAGTGA
- a CDS encoding ABC transporter ATP-binding protein — MAEVRFQQVRKTYPPRRGDGDPVEVLASLDLTVADGEFLVLVGPSGCGKSTLLRMLAGLETPSGGEIFVGDRPVSRLRPSQRDVAMVFQSYALYPHLDVADNIGFGLRRRTPRTPLQQLQDQGHRLTRSWPAPLQVPSARERRIEARVQQVAEILELDGLLQRLPKELSGGQKQRVALGRAIAREPAVFLMDEPLSNLDAKLRTGTRSQIVDLQRRLGTTTLYVTHDQVEAMTMGHRIAVLHAGRLQQLGSPMELYRWPANLFVAQFIGSPPMNLLPVRIVAPGQLQVAGQRLLLEGPLEELSAAHVGMGLTGGLRPEHLRLAPATNRNLTAVVCHLEALGNEQLLTCRLKEGDHLLLVRTGPEQAVTVGQDVHLEVDPSGWRLFDAAGEALLRGPGPQERREPQLPVLG, encoded by the coding sequence TTGGCCGAGGTCCGATTCCAGCAGGTCCGCAAGACCTACCCGCCCCGCCGCGGTGATGGCGATCCGGTGGAGGTGCTGGCCTCGCTCGATCTGACGGTGGCAGATGGCGAATTTCTGGTGCTGGTGGGCCCGTCCGGCTGCGGCAAGAGCACCCTGCTGCGCATGCTGGCGGGCCTCGAGACACCCAGCGGCGGCGAGATCTTCGTGGGCGACAGGCCGGTGAGCCGGCTGCGGCCTTCGCAGCGGGATGTGGCCATGGTGTTTCAGAGCTATGCGCTCTACCCCCACCTGGATGTGGCTGACAACATCGGCTTCGGGCTGCGCCGCCGCACGCCCCGCACGCCGCTGCAGCAGCTCCAGGACCAGGGCCATCGCCTGACGCGCAGCTGGCCCGCCCCCCTGCAGGTTCCCTCCGCCCGCGAACGGCGGATCGAGGCGCGGGTCCAGCAGGTGGCGGAGATCCTCGAACTCGACGGCCTGCTGCAGCGCCTGCCCAAGGAGCTCTCCGGCGGCCAGAAACAGCGGGTGGCCCTCGGCCGGGCGATCGCCCGCGAGCCGGCGGTGTTCCTGATGGATGAGCCGCTCAGCAACCTCGACGCCAAGCTGCGCACCGGCACCCGCAGCCAGATCGTCGATCTGCAGCGGCGCCTGGGCACCACCACGCTGTACGTCACCCACGATCAGGTGGAGGCGATGACGATGGGCCATCGCATCGCCGTGCTCCATGCCGGCCGGCTGCAGCAGCTGGGCTCGCCGATGGAGCTGTACCGCTGGCCCGCCAACCTGTTCGTGGCCCAGTTCATCGGCAGCCCACCGATGAACCTGCTGCCGGTGCGGATCGTGGCCCCGGGGCAGCTGCAGGTCGCCGGCCAGCGCCTGCTGCTCGAGGGGCCGCTGGAGGAGCTCAGCGCCGCCCATGTGGGCATGGGCCTCACCGGCGGGCTGCGGCCGGAGCACCTGCGCCTGGCGCCCGCCACCAACCGCAACCTGACGGCCGTGGTCTGCCACCTTGAAGCCCTCGGCAACGAGCAGCTGCTCACCTGCCGGCTGAAGGAGGGCGATCATCTGCTGCTGGTGCGCACAGGTCCCGAGCAGGCCGTGACCGTGGGCCAGGACGTGCATCTGGAGGTGGATCCGAGCGGCTGGCGTCTGTTCGATGCCGCCGGCGAGGCGCTGCTGCGCGGGCCGGGTCCCCAGGAAAGGAGGGAGCCTCAGCTGCCGGTGCTGGGGTGA
- the obgE gene encoding GTPase ObgE — translation MQFIDQARVVVRAGRGGDGIVAFRREKYVPAGGPSGGDGGRGGHVLLRADSNLQTLLDFKYKRLFEATPGRRGGPNRCAGAGGDDLVIKVPCGTEVRDCRTGILLGDLTEPGQELMVAAGGRGGLGNAHYLSNRNRAPEKATEGKDGEEWQLQLELKLLAEVGIIGLPNAGKSTLISVLSAARPRIADYPFTTLVPNLGVVRKPSGDGTVFADIPGLIEGAAQGAGLGHDFLRHIERTRLLIHLVDAGGEDLLADVAVVEGELQAYGHGLAERPRLLVLNKIELLDADALEAAMQDLQRHAHSQGVLATLAISAATGVGLERLKATVWAQLEAAAAEQSPTVQEITTVEPVARPRYEPSA, via the coding sequence ATGCAGTTCATCGATCAGGCCCGCGTCGTGGTGCGGGCCGGCCGCGGCGGCGACGGCATCGTGGCCTTCCGCCGAGAGAAGTACGTGCCGGCCGGCGGACCCTCCGGCGGCGATGGCGGTCGCGGCGGCCACGTGCTTCTGCGCGCCGACAGCAATCTCCAGACCCTGCTGGACTTCAAGTACAAGCGGCTCTTCGAGGCGACCCCCGGTCGCCGGGGTGGCCCCAACCGCTGCGCCGGAGCCGGTGGCGATGACCTGGTGATCAAGGTTCCCTGTGGCACCGAGGTGCGCGACTGCCGCACCGGCATCCTGCTGGGCGATCTCACCGAGCCGGGCCAGGAGCTGATGGTGGCCGCCGGCGGCCGCGGCGGTCTGGGCAATGCCCACTACCTCAGCAACCGCAACCGGGCCCCCGAGAAGGCCACCGAGGGCAAGGACGGCGAGGAGTGGCAGCTGCAGCTGGAGCTCAAGCTGCTGGCGGAGGTGGGCATCATCGGCCTGCCCAACGCCGGCAAGAGCACGCTGATCTCGGTGCTGTCCGCCGCCCGGCCCCGCATCGCCGATTACCCCTTCACCACCCTGGTGCCCAACCTGGGGGTGGTGCGCAAGCCCAGTGGTGATGGCACCGTGTTCGCCGACATTCCCGGCCTGATCGAGGGTGCCGCCCAGGGGGCGGGCCTCGGCCATGACTTCCTGCGCCACATCGAGCGCACCCGCCTGCTGATCCACCTGGTGGATGCCGGCGGCGAGGATCTGCTCGCCGATGTGGCGGTGGTGGAGGGCGAACTGCAGGCCTATGGCCACGGCCTGGCCGAGCGGCCGCGGCTTCTGGTGCTCAACAAGATCGAGCTGCTCGACGCCGACGCGCTGGAGGCCGCCATGCAGGACCTGCAGCGCCACGCCCACAGCCAGGGCGTGCTGGCCACCCTGGCGATCTCCGCCGCCACCGGCGTGGGCCTGGAACGGCTCAAGGCGACCGTCTGGGCCCAGCTGGAGGCCGCGGCGGCCGAGCAGTCGCCCACAGTCCAGGAGATCACCACGGTGGAGCCGGTCGCCAGGCCGCGCTACGAGCCTTCAGCCTGA
- a CDS encoding CP12 domain-containing protein, which yields MKSIDEHIEKDRLEIEAARAEGNDGKVRHLEEELKGLEEYKQHHPEDSHDPTPLEVFCDLNPEAPECKVYDD from the coding sequence ATGAAAAGCATCGACGAGCACATCGAGAAGGACAGGCTCGAGATCGAGGCCGCCCGCGCCGAAGGCAACGACGGCAAGGTCCGTCACCTCGAAGAGGAGCTCAAGGGTCTCGAGGAGTACAAGCAGCACCACCCCGAGGACAGCCACGACCCCACTCCCCTGGAAGTGTTCTGCGATCTGAACCCGGAAGCCCCCGAGTGCAAGGTCTACGACGACTGA